The Sinorhizobium fredii USDA 257 region TGGCCTTCTACCGCGATGTCGTCGGCCTGCCGCCATTCGACGAGAAGCAGCCCGCCAAGGGCTTCATCCTCGGTCCGAACCGCCTTTGGATCGATGAAATGGCGCATCTGAGCCAGGCGGAGGTCTGGCTGGAGCTGTTCACCGACGATCACGAAAGGGCGTTGAGCCATCTCACCGCAAACGGAGCGGTGCGCTGCGACGCGGTCGAGGATCTGGGCGAGGGCTTTCGCGGCGGCTGGGTGTTGAACCCCGCCAATATCGTGCACCTCGTGCGCACGCCGGACGCCTGGTGACCTACAGCGCCGCGGGTCTTTTCAGACGCACAAAGGTCGCGGTAGGAATCGCTGCATGTTTTTGTCCTTAAATAGGTGTCCGACTTAAGGATGCATGCACGTCAGAACGCCAGCGGCGCGTCCTCGGCGGGCGTCTCGATCGGGGCATCAACTGGCGGCATTGCCGCGTCCATCGGCGATTGCGCCTGGATCACGACGACCCGGGTGCCTTCCGGCACACGGTTGTAGAGATCGATCACGTCCGGGTTGAACATGCGGATGCAGCCGCTCGAAACGGCGCTGCCGATCGACCAGGCCTCGGTCGTGCCGTGAATGCGGAACAGCGTGTCCTTGCCGTCCTGGTAGAGATAGAGGGCACGCGGTCCGAGCGGGTTGGTCGGACCCGGGTCTATGCCGCCGGCGAGCGGGCCATAGCGTTCCGGCTCGCGGGCGACCATGTCCGATGTGGGAATCCAGCGGGGCCATTGCGCTTTGCGGCCGATGCGTGCCTCGCCGGCGAATTCCAGCCCTGCCTTGCCGACGCCGATGCCGTAGCGCAGCGCCATGCCGCCACCCTGCACGAGATAGAGATATCGGTTCGGCGTGTCGATGACGACCGTGCCGGGAGGCTCGTAGGTGACGTAGGGCACCTGCTGACGCAAGAAGCGCGGATCGACTTTGCTGATGTCGGTCGCAGGCAGCGGGAACGCCTCGTCCAGTTGCGGTCCGTACATCGCCGTGAAATAGGGATCCGGCCCCCGCGGCCGGGGCGGCTGCGCGGTATTCGTCGCGCAGCCCGCCAGCGCGGCTAGAACAAGAAAGAACGTGAGAAGCTGGGTGAGGCGGAACACACACATACTCCAAACAATCTGATGATTGCCACTCCGAGATCGGCAGTCGGCTTCGACTTGTGGGTGAAGCTTCGCTGCGATTCGCCTGGATAATGACAGAATTCTACTGCATGTTTCCTTAAATCGTAGCCGATTTAAGGAAACATGCAGCAATTCAAAGTGCTACGGCGACCTTTGAAAAGACGCACGGCGCTGTAGTGCGGCGAACACGGTGCGGAAAGGGCGACAGGTGGTGGAACTGGGGCGCCCGCTGTGGCGACCTGTTGGACGCGCCATCTTCACTTGCTCCCGCTTCCGCACCGGGTGTATGCCTTTGCCATGCAATGGAGCGATCAGGCCATTATTCTCGGCATCCGGCGGCACGGCGAAAGCTCTGTCGTCGCCGAGGTCATGACGTCCGCGCACGGGCGCCATCTGGGACTCGTGCGCTCCGGCCGGTCGCGGACGATGCAGCCGGTGCTGCAGCCGGGCAATTCGGTGGAAGTGACCTGGCGGGCGCGGCTCGACGAACATCTCGGCGAGTTTCGCATCGAGCCGCTGCAGTTGCGGGCGGCGAGGCTGATGGAGGCGGCAACCTCGGTCTACGGCATCCAGGCGCTCGGCGCCCTGTTGAGGCTGTTGCCGGAGCGCGATCCGCATCCGCATCTCTACGAAGCGCTCGCCGTCATCGTCGACCACCTGCAGGACCCGGCCGATGCCGGCGAATTGTTCGTGCGCTTTGAACTGGCGGTCCTGAACGATCTCGGTTTCGGCCTCGACCTTTCGGAATGCGCGGCGACCGGCAGCCGGGCCGAACTCGTCTACGTTTCGCCGAAAACCGGCCGTGCAGTCAGCCGCGCGGCGGGGGCACCCTATGCCGAGCGCATGCTTGCCCTTCCGGATTTCCTGTCCGGAGCACACAGCGCGGCCGATCACGAGAGCCTCGCCGCAGCCTTCCGCCTCACGGCCTATTTCCTCAACCGGCACGTCTACGAACCGCGCGGCGTCGACGTTTCCTCCGCCCGCGACGGTTTCGTGCATGCGACGCTCAAGGCGCTGAAACCCTCGGCGGCATAAAAAAGGCGCCGCATATCTCATGCGGCGCCTGCAATCAGCGAGAAACCCCGCCTTAGCCGATCTTGCCACCGCCCTGCTTGGTCACTGCGACCACGGCCGGGCGAACCGGCATGTCGTCGCGGAAGTCCGGCCAGCGCGTTGCCGGCTTCTCGTAAGTGGCGAGGCCGGCATCTCCGGGATGCTGCACGGCAAGGAAGAAGGTGTCGCTCGTCGGGTTGAAACTCGGTCCGCACATTTCGGCGCCGACCGGAACCCGGAAGAACAGCTTCGACGTGCCGCGGGCCTCACCTTCCGTATCGATCGCCCAGACACCGTCGGTGCGACCCGTCTCCTTTTCGTTGTTGCCGTCGGTCGATACCCACAGGCGGCCGTCCGCATCGATGGCGCAATTGTCCGGCATGCCGAACCAGCCGTTCTTCGTCGTCGCCGTCGAGAACGAGGCACCGACGTCGGCAACGCTCGGATCGCCGCATTTCAGCAGAACATCCCACTTGGACTTCGTCGATGCGAAATCGCCGTCGGTTTCGGTGATCTCGACGATGTGGCCGAAGGCGTTCTTGGCGCGCGGATTGGCGGCGTCGATCTCGTCCTCCTTGCGCTTGGTATTGTTGGTCAGCATGACATAGACCTTGCCGGTCTTGGCATTCGGCTGGATGTCTTCCGGCCGGTCCATCTTGGTCGCGCCGAGCGCATCGGCGGCAAGCCGGGTATTGATCAGCACGTCGGCCTGCGAGGCAAAGCCGTTCTCGGCCGTCAGCGGGCCTTCGCCGTGGACGACCGGCATCCAGGTGACGGTGCCGTCCTCGTCGAATTTCGCCACGTAGAGCGTGCCGTCGTCGAAGAGGTCCAAGTTGGCGGCGCGGTCGTTCGGGTTGTAGGTTCCCTTGGTCACGAACTTGTAGACATAGTCGTAACGCTCGTCGTCGCCGCTGTAGAGGACGACCCGGCCGTCCTTGTTTACGATCGATTCGCAGCCCTCATGCTTGAAGCGTCCGACGGCGGTGCGCTTCTTCGGCACGGAGGTCGGGTCCATCGGGTCGACTTCGACGACCCAGCCGAAACGGTTCGCCTCGTTCGGGTCCTTCGATACGTCGAAGCGATCGTAGAATTTCGACCATTCATATTGGCCGCCCGGTGCTCCGAGGCGCTTCAGCTGCTTGAATTCCGGATGATCCTCGGCGAGTTCGCCGCCGAAATAGCCGTTGAAGTTTTCCTCGGCCATCATGTAGGTGCCCCAGGCGGTAACGCCGCCGGCGCAATTGTTGATGGTGCCGAAGACCTTCTTGCCGGTCGGATCGGCGGCGGTCTTTACGCGGTCATGGCCGGCCACCGGACCGGAAAGCTGCATCTCGGTGTTGACCGTGATGCGGCGGTTGTACTTGCCGTCGAGAACCGGCTGCCATTTGCCGTCCACCTTGCGGATCTCGATGACCGTGCCGCCATGGGCGGCCATTTCGATGTCGACCAGTTCCTTGGTGTATTCGCCGAGAACGACCTTGTCTTCCTCCTTGCCGTCCTCCGTCACTTTTTCGACGCGCGCGAAGTTGGGGAACATGATCTCGGCATTCGTGTATTCGTGGTTGACGACCAGCAGGCCGTGGTCCGGACTGCCGTCGAGCGGGATGAAGCCGACATAATCGTTGTTGTAGCCGAACTGGCGGTTCTGCGCTTCGGCCGTCTGCTTGAGCGGATCGAATTCCGGGCTGTCGGCGAAGATCTTGTCGCCCCAGCGCAGCAGGATGTCGGCGTCGTATCCTTCGGCGACGTGATGCGTCTCGTCGACGCCGGCCTCGATCTCCTTGAAGCCGAAGCGCGAGGCGCTGCCGCTGGCCCGTGCTTCGTCGGCCGAGAGCAGCGCAAGCGGGCTGACCGTCGTGGAAATGGCCGCCACCGCGAGCGATCCGCCAAGGAACGACCGGCGCGAGAAGCGGCGATTGATGATGTCGCCCATGGTCGGATTGGTGGAACAGTTCTGGCCGATGTCCTCCTGTTCCTCCCTGCGTTCCGTCAGCGTCCTGAATTCGGTTTCTTCCGTCGAGCCGAGATGCTTGTCCATGTCATTCTCCCCTTTGAGGACGATAGAGGCGCCGTTGGTGGCCGGCGTCCATCGTCGCTCTATCAGCTAGCTCATGACAGTTCTGCGACAGTTCGATGAAGAGATTACGGCTCCTCTGCCCGTTAGGAATACTTATCCCTCCGCCAAAGACCTGTGGTTGCGAGGACGAGGGTATTCAAGCGGGATGTCTCCGCTGGCATTCCGGGGTAACTTGTGCGAATCGTTCACTGTCGTCGTGGTGTCGGGGGACCCATGCTTGAGCTTATCGCCCTTGTTGCCTTTGCCGTGGCACTGGCCGCCTTCCTCGGCGGCCGCAGGACCGCAGGCCGGCTCGACGCCGAAATCGAGAGCCTCAAGGCGGAGATCGCCCGGCTCGCTCAACAAGGCCCTGCAGAGGTAGTGCCGGAACTTGCGGCCTCCGAGCGCAAGGAGGCTGAGGTTCCGACCGTGCCCGAGGTCGGGGAACAGGCGGTCCAGGGGCCGTGGTCGCAGGCACGCGAGGGGGCCCGTATCTTCGGCAGCACCCCGGCGGGCACAGAGGACGCCGGGACGGAGGCAAGCAGTGCGCCTGCCGACGTCGCGCCTGTTGCCGCGCGGCCCGCGGAGAGCCTTGAGAGCCGGATCGGCGGGCGCTGGCCGGTCTGGGTCGGCGGGCTTGCGCTGGCGCTCGGCGGCTTTTTCCTGGTGCA contains the following coding sequences:
- a CDS encoding VOC family protein, producing the protein MPVDIKGGINIAMKVPSHQYRAVVAFYRDVVGLPPFDEKQPAKGFILGPNRLWIDEMAHLSQAEVWLELFTDDHERALSHLTANGAVRCDAVEDLGEGFRGGWVLNPANIVHLVRTPDAW
- a CDS encoding L,D-transpeptidase, whose amino-acid sequence is MCVFRLTQLLTFFLVLAALAGCATNTAQPPRPRGPDPYFTAMYGPQLDEAFPLPATDISKVDPRFLRQQVPYVTYEPPGTVVIDTPNRYLYLVQGGGMALRYGIGVGKAGLEFAGEARIGRKAQWPRWIPTSDMVAREPERYGPLAGGIDPGPTNPLGPRALYLYQDGKDTLFRIHGTTEAWSIGSAVSSGCIRMFNPDVIDLYNRVPEGTRVVVIQAQSPMDAAMPPVDAPIETPAEDAPLAF
- the recO gene encoding DNA repair protein RecO produces the protein MQWSDQAIILGIRRHGESSVVAEVMTSAHGRHLGLVRSGRSRTMQPVLQPGNSVEVTWRARLDEHLGEFRIEPLQLRAARLMEAATSVYGIQALGALLRLLPERDPHPHLYEALAVIVDHLQDPADAGELFVRFELAVLNDLGFGLDLSECAATGSRAELVYVSPKTGRAVSRAAGAPYAERMLALPDFLSGAHSAADHESLAAAFRLTAYFLNRHVYEPRGVDVSSARDGFVHATLKALKPSAA
- a CDS encoding PhoX family protein yields the protein MDKHLGSTEETEFRTLTERREEQEDIGQNCSTNPTMGDIINRRFSRRSFLGGSLAVAAISTTVSPLALLSADEARASGSASRFGFKEIEAGVDETHHVAEGYDADILLRWGDKIFADSPEFDPLKQTAEAQNRQFGYNNDYVGFIPLDGSPDHGLLVVNHEYTNAEIMFPNFARVEKVTEDGKEEDKVVLGEYTKELVDIEMAAHGGTVIEIRKVDGKWQPVLDGKYNRRITVNTEMQLSGPVAGHDRVKTAADPTGKKVFGTINNCAGGVTAWGTYMMAEENFNGYFGGELAEDHPEFKQLKRLGAPGGQYEWSKFYDRFDVSKDPNEANRFGWVVEVDPMDPTSVPKKRTAVGRFKHEGCESIVNKDGRVVLYSGDDERYDYVYKFVTKGTYNPNDRAANLDLFDDGTLYVAKFDEDGTVTWMPVVHGEGPLTAENGFASQADVLINTRLAADALGATKMDRPEDIQPNAKTGKVYVMLTNNTKRKEDEIDAANPRAKNAFGHIVEITETDGDFASTKSKWDVLLKCGDPSVADVGASFSTATTKNGWFGMPDNCAIDADGRLWVSTDGNNEKETGRTDGVWAIDTEGEARGTSKLFFRVPVGAEMCGPSFNPTSDTFFLAVQHPGDAGLATYEKPATRWPDFRDDMPVRPAVVAVTKQGGGKIG